CCCCAGAAAAACCGGCATAGAAGCGGGTACCGATTTCAAAGCGGTGTAAGGAGGAAAACCTTTTGCGCAGGACGAAAGAAGCGGCGGAAAATACGCGAAAGCGGATAATGGAGGGCGCGCTGGATCTTTTTATAGAAAAGGGGTTCTCCAATACGTCGCTTACGGAGATCGCTCACAGCCTCGGCATCACAAAGGGCGTCGTATACTGGCACTTTAAAAATAAAGAGGACATCCTTCTCCAAATCGTCAAACGCCATTGCGAAGCCAAGATACAAGAGGCGGTGAACGCGCTGAGCGACCCTATGCCGGAGCAAACTTTATACTCCTTTTACAAAAAGAGCTTGAACTGTTTCACCTCGGACGAACGGTTTATTCGCGTTTACAATCTGCTGAGCCAGAATCACAGCTGGCCGGAAGACATCAGGAACCGTGTTTTCGACATGCTCCACGACGCGGGCCTTAAGGAACGCGGGATCGTTACGGCTCACATAAAGAAAGCCCAGGAGGCGGGAGCGATCCGCGGAGACATTGAGGCCGAAAAGATCGCGGTCGTAATAACGTCGGTTTTCAACGGCCTCTATATGCTTCAAACGAAGGATCTGCTGCCGCGGGAATTCTTCATG
The window above is part of the Cloacibacillus evryensis DSM 19522 genome. Proteins encoded here:
- a CDS encoding TetR/AcrR family transcriptional regulator, whose amino-acid sequence is MRRTKEAAENTRKRIMEGALDLFIEKGFSNTSLTEIAHSLGITKGVVYWHFKNKEDILLQIVKRHCEAKIQEAVNALSDPMPEQTLYSFYKKSLNCFTSDERFIRVYNLLSQNHSWPEDIRNRVFDMLHDAGLKERGIVTAHIKKAQEAGAIRGDIEAEKIAVVITSVFNGLYMLQTKDLLPREFFMYDKLIFEPFSQTLASLNL